Proteins encoded together in one Anopheles darlingi chromosome 3, idAnoDarlMG_H_01, whole genome shotgun sequence window:
- the LOC125957310 gene encoding puromycin-sensitive aminopeptidase isoform X2, with protein MLGSQKQRYVHLPGHAKTRWLTGLMLNAVQSIVFHTSLCSRKVRSIASFTALVHLTSSAVPRSAALRCYRHRRRLPSSLTSPAAGAASCWPLLGITSVPAAASVVPLPSFAVPSTHQPLFRGGFVGQVLGQQPLRALATTSKGNVADVYDPPPSKMTSSSKPVFQRLPSNVVPVHYELSLKPDLTALSFEGTTTVHLKVTTATDRITLNALDLKILKSSVTFDGASGPQTLESKEVQFDADQETASFLFATEIPAGSAALAVEFTGELNDKMKGFYRSKYFTASGEERYAGVTQFEATDARRCFPCWDEPAIKATFDITLTVPQDRVALSNMPLKSETSSDDGSLRVLRFDRTPIMSTYLVAVVVGEYDYVEDTSADGVLVRVYTPVGKKEQGRFALDVATKVLPYYKDYFNIAYPLPKMDLIAISDFSAGAMENWGLITYRETFVLVDPENTSLIRKQSIALTVGHEIAHQWFGNLVTMEWWTHLWLNEGYASFVEFLCVDHLFPGYDIWTQFVTDMYTRALELDCLRNSHPIEVPVGHPSEIDEIFDEISYNKGASVIRMLHHYIGDEDFKRGMHIYLTRHQYRNTSTEDLWNALQEASSKPVGAVMSTWIKQMGFPVVRVLSSSPLDGNRRLLKIAQEKFCADGCQPKEPFRWMIPINVSTPKSSNAVSTVLESDTADITVEGVGPDDWVKINPGTVGYYRTQYPADMLEQFIPAIKDGSLPPLDRLGLIDDLFALVQAGKSSTVDALKVIDAYRNEGNYTVWSSITNCLAKLQLLLAHTPIEDQFNAYGVRLYQPVAESLGWDVKSGESHLDTLLRSLVLSRLVSFRCPKTVAEAKRRFKEHAENKSVLPADLRSTCYKAVLQNGDLETYNEMLRLYRATDLHEEKDRISRALGSIGNVDILRKVIEFAMSDEVRAQDSVFVIVSVAMNPRGRDMTWDYFRERWQVLLNQYEGGFLLARLIKYLTENFSTEERALEVEQFFREHEFPGTERTVSQSIETIRLNADWLKRDLDAITEYLKQQQQQ; from the exons ATGCTTGGTTCCCAGAAGCAACGTTATGTACACTTGCCCGGGCACGCTAAGACTCGATGGTTAACGGG ACTGATGCTGAACGCGGTTCAATCGATTGTTTTCCACACTTCCCTCTGCTCAAGAAAAGTCCGCTCGATAGCCTCGTTCACCGCGCTGGTGCATTTAACAAGTAGTGCCGTTCCCCGTTCCGCCGCCCTGCGTTGTTATCGTCACCGCCGTCGATTGCCATCATCGCTcacgtcaccagcagcaggagccgcCAGCTGCTGGCCACTACTCGGAATTACTAGTGTCCCCGCCGCCGCGAGTGTAGTGCCGCTGCCTAGTTTTGCCGTGCCCTCAACCCACCAGCCgctgttccgtggtggttTCGTCGGTCAAGTGCTTGGACAACAACCGCTGCGCGCTctagccaccaccagcaaaggcAACGTCGCCGACGTGTACGATCCGCCGCCATCCAAAATGACGTCCTCCAGCAAGCCCGTGTTCCAGCGGTTGCCGAGTAATGTGGTGCCGGTGCACTACGAATTATCGCTCAAACCGGACCTGACGGCGCTTTCCTTCGaaggaaccaccaccgtccacctCAAG GTCACCACTGCGACGGATCGCATCACATTGAACGCCTTGGATCTGAAGATCCTGAAATCCTCGGTTACGTTCGATGGTGCATCCGGCCCGCAAACGCTTGAATCGAAAGAGGTACAATTCGATGCGGACCAGGAAACGGCCAGTTTTCTCTTCGCAACTGAAATCCCGGCCGGGTCGGCTGCGCTGGCGGTTGAGTTCACCGGCGAGCTGAATGACAAGATGAAGGGCTTCTATCGCAGCAAATACTTTACGGCTAGCGGTGAAGAGCGATACGCGGGTGTAACGCAGTTTGAGGCCACCGATGCTCGCCGTTGCTTCCCATGCTGGGATGAGCCGGCCATTAAGGCCACCTTCGACATCACGCTCACCGTGCCACAGGATCGTGTGGCTCTATCGAATATGCCACTCAAGTCAGAAACGAGCTCGGACGACGGTAGCCTACGGGTGCTGCGCTTCGATCGTACACCGATCATGTCTACCTATCTTGTGGCGGTCGTGGTTGGTGAGTACGACTACGTCGAGGACACGTCGGCcgatggtgtgctggtgcgtgTGTACACCCCGGTTGGCAAGAAGGAGCAGGGCCGCTTCGCGCTTGATGTCGCCACGAAGGTGCTACCGTACTACAAGGATTACTTCAACATCGCGTATCCGCTGCCGAAAATGGATCTGATCGCCATTTCGGATTTTTCGGCCGGTGCTATGGAAAACTGGGGCCTGATCACGTACCGAGAAACGTTCGTGCTGGTCGACCCAGAGAACACGTCGCTCATACGGAAACAATCGATCGCTCTGACGGTCGGGCACGAGATTGCCCATCAATGGTTCGGCAATCTCGTCACGATGGAATGGTGGACGCACTTGTGGCTGAACGAGGGATATGCTTCgtttgtggagtttctgtgcGTTGATCATCTGTTCCCGGGGTACGACATCTGGACGCAATTTGTCACCGATATGTATACGCGGGCGCTCGAGCTCGACTGTTTACGCAACTCGCATCCGATCGAGGTACCGGTCGGTCATCCGTCGGAGATCGATGAAATTTTCGACGAAATCAGCTACAACAAGGGTGCGAGCGTGATTCGCATGCTACATCATTACATCGGTGATGAGGACTTCAAGCGCGGCATGCACATCTACCTAACGCGCCACCAGTACCgaaacaccagcaccgaggATCTGTGGAATGCGCTGCAGGAAGCGAGCAGCAAACCAGTCGGGGCGGTTATGTCCACGTGGATCAAGCAGATGGGATTCCCGGTGGTGCGTGTTCTTTCGTCAAGCCCTCTCGACGGCAACCGACGTTTGCTGAAGATTGCCCAGGAGAAGTTCTGCGCCGATGGCTGCCAGCCGAAGGAACCATTCCGTTGGATGATTCCAATCAACGTGTCCACGCCAAAATCGAGCAACGCGGTATCCACTGTCTTAGAGAGTGATACGGCGGACATCACAGTAGAGGGCGTCGGGCCGGACGATTGGGTCAAGATTAACCCGGGAACAGTCGGCTACTATCGTACGCAGTACCCGGCCGACATGTTGGAGCAGTTCATTCCGGCTATCAAGGATGGTTCGCTTCCGCCGCTCGATCGTCTCGGGCTGATCGATGATCTGTTCGCCTTGGTACAGGCTGGCAAAAGCTCAACCGTTGAT gCTCTTAAAGTGATCGATGCATATCGAAATGAGGGTAACTATACGGTTTGGTCTTCGATTACCAACTGCTTAGCAAAGTTGCAGCTTCTACTGGCTCACACGCCGATTGAGGATCAATTTAACGCGTACGGTGTGCGGCTCTATCAGCCCGTGGCCGAAAGTCTAGGATGGGATGTGAAGTCTGGTGAAAGCCATCTCGATACATTGCTGCGATCACTCGTACTTAGCCGTTTGGTGTCATTCCGTTGTCCCAAGACGGTTGCAGAGGCGAAACGAAG ATTTAAAGAGCATGCCGAGAACAAGAGCGTACTACCAGCCGACCTGCGCAGCACGTGTTATAAGGCGGTTCTGCAGAACGGTGATCTTGAAACATACAACGAGATGCTGCGCCTGTACCGGGCCACCGATTTGCACGAGGAGAAGGATCGCATTTCGCGCGCCCTCGGGTCGATCGGTAACGTTGACATCCTGCGCAAGGTGATCGAGTTTGCGATGTCGGATGAGGTTCGAGCCCAAGATTCGGTGTTCGTTATCGTCTCAGTGGCAATGAATCCCCGTGGCCGCGACATGACTTGGGATTACTTCCGGGAGCGCTGGCAGGTACTGCTGAACCAATACGAGGGTGGCTTCCTGCTCGCTCGGCTGATCAAGTATCTGACGGAGAACTTTTCGACGGAGGAACGGGCACTTGAGGTCGAGCAGTTCTTCCGGGAGCACGAGTTCCCCGGTACCGAGCGCACCGTTTCACAGTCGATTGAGACGATTCGCCTAAACGCCGACTGGTTGAAGCGCGATCTGGACGCTATCACGGAATACctaaagcaacaacagcaacagtag
- the LOC125957310 gene encoding puromycin-sensitive aminopeptidase isoform X1, which yields MLNAVQSIVFHTSLCSRKVRSIASFTALVHLTSSAVPRSAALRCYRHRRRLPSSLTSPAAGAASCWPLLGITSVPAAASVVPLPSFAVPSTHQPLFRGGFVGQVLGQQPLRALATTSKGNVADVYDPPPSKMTSSSKPVFQRLPSNVVPVHYELSLKPDLTALSFEGTTTVHLKVTTATDRITLNALDLKILKSSVTFDGASGPQTLESKEVQFDADQETASFLFATEIPAGSAALAVEFTGELNDKMKGFYRSKYFTASGEERYAGVTQFEATDARRCFPCWDEPAIKATFDITLTVPQDRVALSNMPLKSETSSDDGSLRVLRFDRTPIMSTYLVAVVVGEYDYVEDTSADGVLVRVYTPVGKKEQGRFALDVATKVLPYYKDYFNIAYPLPKMDLIAISDFSAGAMENWGLITYRETFVLVDPENTSLIRKQSIALTVGHEIAHQWFGNLVTMEWWTHLWLNEGYASFVEFLCVDHLFPGYDIWTQFVTDMYTRALELDCLRNSHPIEVPVGHPSEIDEIFDEISYNKGASVIRMLHHYIGDEDFKRGMHIYLTRHQYRNTSTEDLWNALQEASSKPVGAVMSTWIKQMGFPVVRVLSSSPLDGNRRLLKIAQEKFCADGCQPKEPFRWMIPINVSTPKSSNAVSTVLESDTADITVEGVGPDDWVKINPGTVGYYRTQYPADMLEQFIPAIKDGSLPPLDRLGLIDDLFALVQAGKSSTVDALKVIDAYRNEGNYTVWSSITNCLAKLQLLLAHTPIEDQFNAYGVRLYQPVAESLGWDVKSGESHLDTLLRSLVLSRLVSFRCPKTVAEAKRRFKEHAENKSVLPADLRSTCYKAVLQNGDLETYNEMLRLYRATDLHEEKDRISRALGSIGNVDILRKVIEFAMSDEVRAQDSVFVIVSVAMNPRGRDMTWDYFRERWQVLLNQYEGGFLLARLIKYLTENFSTEERALEVEQFFREHEFPGTERTVSQSIETIRLNADWLKRDLDAITEYLKQQQQQ from the exons ATGCTGAACGCGGTTCAATCGATTGTTTTCCACACTTCCCTCTGCTCAAGAAAAGTCCGCTCGATAGCCTCGTTCACCGCGCTGGTGCATTTAACAAGTAGTGCCGTTCCCCGTTCCGCCGCCCTGCGTTGTTATCGTCACCGCCGTCGATTGCCATCATCGCTcacgtcaccagcagcaggagccgcCAGCTGCTGGCCACTACTCGGAATTACTAGTGTCCCCGCCGCCGCGAGTGTAGTGCCGCTGCCTAGTTTTGCCGTGCCCTCAACCCACCAGCCgctgttccgtggtggttTCGTCGGTCAAGTGCTTGGACAACAACCGCTGCGCGCTctagccaccaccagcaaaggcAACGTCGCCGACGTGTACGATCCGCCGCCATCCAAAATGACGTCCTCCAGCAAGCCCGTGTTCCAGCGGTTGCCGAGTAATGTGGTGCCGGTGCACTACGAATTATCGCTCAAACCGGACCTGACGGCGCTTTCCTTCGaaggaaccaccaccgtccacctCAAG GTCACCACTGCGACGGATCGCATCACATTGAACGCCTTGGATCTGAAGATCCTGAAATCCTCGGTTACGTTCGATGGTGCATCCGGCCCGCAAACGCTTGAATCGAAAGAGGTACAATTCGATGCGGACCAGGAAACGGCCAGTTTTCTCTTCGCAACTGAAATCCCGGCCGGGTCGGCTGCGCTGGCGGTTGAGTTCACCGGCGAGCTGAATGACAAGATGAAGGGCTTCTATCGCAGCAAATACTTTACGGCTAGCGGTGAAGAGCGATACGCGGGTGTAACGCAGTTTGAGGCCACCGATGCTCGCCGTTGCTTCCCATGCTGGGATGAGCCGGCCATTAAGGCCACCTTCGACATCACGCTCACCGTGCCACAGGATCGTGTGGCTCTATCGAATATGCCACTCAAGTCAGAAACGAGCTCGGACGACGGTAGCCTACGGGTGCTGCGCTTCGATCGTACACCGATCATGTCTACCTATCTTGTGGCGGTCGTGGTTGGTGAGTACGACTACGTCGAGGACACGTCGGCcgatggtgtgctggtgcgtgTGTACACCCCGGTTGGCAAGAAGGAGCAGGGCCGCTTCGCGCTTGATGTCGCCACGAAGGTGCTACCGTACTACAAGGATTACTTCAACATCGCGTATCCGCTGCCGAAAATGGATCTGATCGCCATTTCGGATTTTTCGGCCGGTGCTATGGAAAACTGGGGCCTGATCACGTACCGAGAAACGTTCGTGCTGGTCGACCCAGAGAACACGTCGCTCATACGGAAACAATCGATCGCTCTGACGGTCGGGCACGAGATTGCCCATCAATGGTTCGGCAATCTCGTCACGATGGAATGGTGGACGCACTTGTGGCTGAACGAGGGATATGCTTCgtttgtggagtttctgtgcGTTGATCATCTGTTCCCGGGGTACGACATCTGGACGCAATTTGTCACCGATATGTATACGCGGGCGCTCGAGCTCGACTGTTTACGCAACTCGCATCCGATCGAGGTACCGGTCGGTCATCCGTCGGAGATCGATGAAATTTTCGACGAAATCAGCTACAACAAGGGTGCGAGCGTGATTCGCATGCTACATCATTACATCGGTGATGAGGACTTCAAGCGCGGCATGCACATCTACCTAACGCGCCACCAGTACCgaaacaccagcaccgaggATCTGTGGAATGCGCTGCAGGAAGCGAGCAGCAAACCAGTCGGGGCGGTTATGTCCACGTGGATCAAGCAGATGGGATTCCCGGTGGTGCGTGTTCTTTCGTCAAGCCCTCTCGACGGCAACCGACGTTTGCTGAAGATTGCCCAGGAGAAGTTCTGCGCCGATGGCTGCCAGCCGAAGGAACCATTCCGTTGGATGATTCCAATCAACGTGTCCACGCCAAAATCGAGCAACGCGGTATCCACTGTCTTAGAGAGTGATACGGCGGACATCACAGTAGAGGGCGTCGGGCCGGACGATTGGGTCAAGATTAACCCGGGAACAGTCGGCTACTATCGTACGCAGTACCCGGCCGACATGTTGGAGCAGTTCATTCCGGCTATCAAGGATGGTTCGCTTCCGCCGCTCGATCGTCTCGGGCTGATCGATGATCTGTTCGCCTTGGTACAGGCTGGCAAAAGCTCAACCGTTGAT gCTCTTAAAGTGATCGATGCATATCGAAATGAGGGTAACTATACGGTTTGGTCTTCGATTACCAACTGCTTAGCAAAGTTGCAGCTTCTACTGGCTCACACGCCGATTGAGGATCAATTTAACGCGTACGGTGTGCGGCTCTATCAGCCCGTGGCCGAAAGTCTAGGATGGGATGTGAAGTCTGGTGAAAGCCATCTCGATACATTGCTGCGATCACTCGTACTTAGCCGTTTGGTGTCATTCCGTTGTCCCAAGACGGTTGCAGAGGCGAAACGAAG ATTTAAAGAGCATGCCGAGAACAAGAGCGTACTACCAGCCGACCTGCGCAGCACGTGTTATAAGGCGGTTCTGCAGAACGGTGATCTTGAAACATACAACGAGATGCTGCGCCTGTACCGGGCCACCGATTTGCACGAGGAGAAGGATCGCATTTCGCGCGCCCTCGGGTCGATCGGTAACGTTGACATCCTGCGCAAGGTGATCGAGTTTGCGATGTCGGATGAGGTTCGAGCCCAAGATTCGGTGTTCGTTATCGTCTCAGTGGCAATGAATCCCCGTGGCCGCGACATGACTTGGGATTACTTCCGGGAGCGCTGGCAGGTACTGCTGAACCAATACGAGGGTGGCTTCCTGCTCGCTCGGCTGATCAAGTATCTGACGGAGAACTTTTCGACGGAGGAACGGGCACTTGAGGTCGAGCAGTTCTTCCGGGAGCACGAGTTCCCCGGTACCGAGCGCACCGTTTCACAGTCGATTGAGACGATTCGCCTAAACGCCGACTGGTTGAAGCGCGATCTGGACGCTATCACGGAATACctaaagcaacaacagcaacagtag